One part of the Eptesicus fuscus isolate TK198812 chromosome 20, DD_ASM_mEF_20220401, whole genome shotgun sequence genome encodes these proteins:
- the ITGB4 gene encoding integrin beta-4 isoform X1, which yields MAGPRPSPWTRLLLAALLSVSVPGDMANRCRKAQVKSCTECIRVDKDCAYCTDQEFKDRRCNTQAELLAAGCRLESVVVMESSFEITEETQIDTTLRRSQVSPQALQVLLRPGEERLFELEVFEPLESPVDLYILMDFSNSMSDDLDNLKQMGEHLARVLSRLTSDYTIGFGKFVDKVSVPQTDMRPEKLKEPWPNSDAPFSFKNVISLTDDVTEFRRKLQQERISGNLDAPEGGFDAILQTAVCTRDIGWRPDSTHLLVFSTESAFHYEADGANVLAGIMNRNDEECHLDATGTYTQYKTQDYPSVPTLVRLLAKHNIIPIFAVTNYSYSYYEKLHRYFPVSSLGVLQEDSSNIVELLQEAFNRIHSNLDIRALDSPRGLRTEVTSKMFQKTETGSFNIRRGEVGTYQVQLRAIEDVDGTHVCQLPEHDRKGNIHLKPSFSDGLRMDVGIICDPCACELQKEVGSPQCSGNGDFMCGHCVCSEGWSGKTCSCSTGSLSDIQPCLREGEDKPCSGRGECQCGRCVCYGEGRYEGQFCEFDNFQCPRTSGFLCNDRGRCSMGRCECEPGWTGLSCDCPLSNATCIDSNGGICNGRGHCECGRCHCSQQSLYTDTICEINYSAVRLGLCEDLRSCVQCQAWGTGEKKGRTCEECGFKVKMVDELKNAEEVVEHCSFRDEEDDCNYSYTVEGDGTPGPNSTVLVHRKKDCPPGSFWWLIPLLIFLLLLLALLLLLCWKYCACCKACLALLPCCNRGHIVGFKEDHYMLRESLMASDHLDTPMLRSGNFKGIDRVRWKVTNNVQRPGFATHAASTNPTELVPYGLSLRLARLCTENLLKPGTRECDQLRQEVEENLNEVYRQIAGSHKLQQTKFRQQPNAGKKQDHTIVDTVLMAPRSAKQALLKLTEKHVAQRAFHELKVAPGYYTLTADQDARGMVEFQEGVELVDVRVPLFIRPEDDDEKQLLVEALNVPMGTATLGRRLVNITIIKEQANGIVSFEHPEYLISVGEQVARIPVVRRILDNGKSQVSYRTQDNTAQGNRDYVPAEGELLFQPGETWKELQVKLLELQEVDSLLRTRQARRFNVQLSNPKFGARLGQPHSATVIIGDRDELDLTFQNQTQTAFPVSHSVLGAPQNPNAKAAGSRKIHFNWLPPSGKPTGYRVRYWIQGDSESEAHVLESKVPSVELTNLYPYCDYEMKVCAFGTQGEGPYSSLVSCRTHQEVPSEPGRLAFNVVSSTVTQLSWAEPAETNGEITAYEVCYGLVNEDNRPIGPMKKVLVDTPKKRMLLIENLRESQPYRYTVKARNGAGWGPEREAIINLATQPKRPMSIPIIPDIPIVDAQGGEDYDSYLMYSDEVLRSPTGSQRPSVSDDTGGGWKFEALLGEELDLRRVTWRLPPEVIPRLSASSGRSSDATELPRGPPDDGAEGGAGGAVGESGSWAPGEHLVNGRMDFAFPGSANSLHRMATTNASYGTHLSPHLPHRVLSTSSTLTRDYHSLTRTEHSGTLPRDYSTLTSLSSQSLPPIWEDGRSRLPLSWTLGSWSRAQMKGFPPSRDSPDSIILAGQPAAPPWGPGSRLAAGLPNTPTRLVFSALGPTSLKVSWQEPQCERALQGYSVEYQLLNGGELHRLNIPNPGQTSVVVEDLLPNHSYVFRVRAQSQEGWGPEREGVITIESQVHPQSPLLPLPGSAFTLSTPSAPGPLVFTALSPDSLQLSWERPRRPDGDILGYMVTCEMAHGGEPAITFQVDGDSAESRLTVPGLRENMPYKFKVQARTTQGFGPEREGIITIESQDGGPFPQLGGLSALYQHPLPGEYSSITTTHTSTGEPFLLDGLALGPRGLEAGGSLTRHVTQEFVSQTLTTSGTLSSQVDQQFFQT from the exons atggcGGGGCCGCGGCCCAGCCCATGGACCAGGctgctgctggcagccctgctgagCGTCAGCGTCCCCGGGGACATGG CCAACCGCTGCAGGAAGGCCCAGGTGAAGAGCTGCACCGAGTGCATCCGTGTGGACAAGGACTGCGCCTACTGCACCGACCAG GAGTTCAAGGACCGGCGCTGCAACACCCAGGCGGAGCTGCTGGCCGCGGGCTGCCGGCTGGAGAGCGTGGTGGTCATGGAGAGCAGCTTCGAGATCACAGAG GAGACCCAGATCGACACCACCCTGCGTCGCAGCCAGGTGTCCCCCCAGGCGCTGCAGGTCCTCCTGCGGCCCGGCGAGGAGCGGCTCTTCGAGCTGGAGGTGTTCGAGCCGCTGGAGAGCCCCGTGGACCTGTACATCCTCATGGACTTCTCCAACTCCATGTCTGACGATCTGGACAACCTCAAGCAGATGGGGGAGCATCTGG CCCGGGTCCTGAGCCGGCTCACCAGCGACTACACTATTGGATTTGGCAAGTTTGTGGACAAAGTCAGCGTCCCTCAGACGGACATGCGGCCGGAGAA gctgAAGGAGCCCTGGCCCAACAGCGACGCCCCCTTCTCCTTCAAGAACGTCATCAGCCTCACGGACGACGTGACCGAGTTCCGGAGGAAGCTGCAGCAGGAGCGCATCTCGGGCAACCTGGACGCCCCCGAGGGCGGCTTCGACGCCATCCTGCAGACGGCCGTGTGCACG AGGGACATCGGCTGGCGCCCTGACAGCACCCACCTGCTGGTGTTCTCCACCGAGTCCGCCTTCCACTATGAGGCCGACGGTGCCAACGTGCTGGCTGGCATCATGAACCGAAATGACGAGGAGTGCCACCTGGATGCCACAGGCACCTACACGCAGTACAAGACCCAGGACTACCCGTCGGTGCCCACCCTGGTGCGCCTGCTGGCCAAACACAACATTATCCCCATCTTTGCCGTCACCAACTACTCCTACAGCTACtatgag AAGCTGCACCGGTACTTCCCCGTGTCCTCGCTGGGCGTGCTGCAGGAGGACTCGTCCAACATCGTGGAGCTGCTGCAGGAGGCCTTCAAC CGCATTCACTCCAACCTGGACATCCGGGCCCTGGACAGCCCCCGCGGCCTGCGGACCGAGGTCACCTCCAAGATGTTCCAGAAGACGGAGACTGGGTCCTTTAACATCCGGCGAGGAGAAGTG GGCACGTACCAAGTTCAGCTTCGGGCCATCGAGGACGTGGACGGGACGCACGTGTGCCAGCTGCCAGAACACGACAGGAAGGGCAACATCCACCTGAAGCCTTCCTTCTCCGACGGCCTCCGGATGGACGTGGGCATCATCTGCGACCCCTGCGCCTGCGAGCTG CAAAAAGAGGTGGGCTCCCCCCAGTGCAGCGGCAACGGAGACTTCATGTGCGGACACTGTGTGTGCAGCgagggctg GAGTGGCAAGACCTGCAGCTGCTCCACGGGCTCGCTGAGTGACATCCAGCCCTGCCTGCGGGAGGGGGAGGACAAGCCGTGCTCGGGGCGCGGCGAGTGCCAGTGCGGGCGCTGCGTGTGCTACGGCGAAGGCCGCTACGAGGGCCAGTTCTGCGAGTTCGACAACTTCCAGTGCCCGCGCACCTCCGGCTTCCTCTGCAACG ACCGGGGACGCTGCTCCATGGGCCGGTGTGAGTGTGAGCCTGGCTGGACAGGCTTGAGCTGTGACTGCCCCCTCAGCAATGCCACCTGCATCGACAGCAATGGG GGCATCTGcaatgggcgtggccactgcgaGTGTGGCCGGTGCCACTGCAGCCAGCAGTCCCTCTACACAGACACCATCTGCGAGATCAACTACTCAGCG gTCCGTCTGGGCCTCTGCGAGGACCTGCGCTCCTGCGtgcagtgccaggcctggggcacgGGCGAGAAGAAGGGCCGCACGTGCGAGGAGTGCGGCTTCAAGGTCAAGATGGTGGACGAGCTTAAGAACG CGGAGGAGGTGGTGGAGCACTGCTCCTTCCGGGACGAGGAGGACGACTGTAACTACAGCTACACCGTGGAGGGCGACGGCACGCCCGGGCCCAACAGCACCGTCCTGGTGCACAGGAAGAAGG acTGCCCTCCCGGCTCCTTCTGGTGGCTCATCCCCCTGCTCatcttcctcctgctgctcctggcgctgctgctgctgctctgctggAAGTACTGTGCCTGCTGCAAG GCCTGCCTGGCATTGCTCCCttgctgcaaccgag GCCACATCGTGGGCTTCAAGGAGGACCACTACATGCTGCGGGAGAGCCTCATGGCCTCGGACCACCTGGACACGCCCATGCTGCGCAGCGGCAACTTCAAGGGCATCGACAGGGTCCGCTGGAAGGTCACCAACAACGTGCAGCGGCCCGGCTTTGCCACCCACGCTGCCAGCACCAACCCCACGGAGCTGG tGCCCTACGGGCTGTCCCTGCGCCTCGCCCGCCTTTGCACCGAGAACCTGCTGAAGCCGGGCACGCGGGAATGTGACCAGCTGCgccaggaggtggaggagaac CTGAACGAGGTGTACAGACAGATCGCAGGCTCGCACAAGCTCCAGCAGACGAAGTTCCG GCAGCAGCCCAACGCCGGGAAGAA gcaggacCACACCATTGTGGACACGGTGCTGATGGCGCCCCGctcggccaagcaggccctgctgaaGCTGACGGAGAAGCACGTGGCCCAGCGGGCCTTCCACGAGCTCAAGGTGGCCCCCGGGTACTACACCCTCACTGCGGACCAGG ACGCCCGGGGCATGGTGGAGTTCCAGGAGGGCGTGGAGCTGGTGGACGTCCGGGTGCCCCTGTTCATCCGGCCGGAGGACGACGATGAGAAGCAGCTGCTGGTGGAGGCCCTCAATGTGCCCATGGGCACCGCCACCCTCGGCCGCCGCCTGGTGAACATCACCATCATCAAGGAGCAAG CCAACGGCATAGTGTCCTTCGAGCACCCTGAGTACCTGATCAGCGTCGGGGAGCAAGTGGCCCGCATTCCCGTCGTCCGGCGCATCCTGGACAACGGCAAGTCCCAGGTGTCCTACCGCACACAGGACAACACGGCGCAGGGCAACCGG GACTACGTCCCCGCGGAGGGCGAGCTGCTGTTCCAGCCCGGCGAGACCTGGAAGGAGCTGCAGGTGAAACtcctggagctgcaggaggtggACTCGCTCCTGCGGACCCGCCAGGCCCGCCGCTTCAACGTCCAACTCAGCAACCCCAAGTTCGGGGCACGCCTGGGCCAGCCCCACTCGGCCACCGTCATCATCGGGGACCGAG ACGAACTGGACCTGACCTTCCAGAACCAGACCCAGACTGCATTCCCAGTCTCCCACAGTGTCCTGGGCGCCCCACAGAACCCCAATGCCAAAGCCGCCGGGTCTCGGAAGATCCACTTCAACTGGCTCCCCCCTTCTGGCAAACCAACAGGGTACAGG GTGAGGTACTGGATCCAGGGGGACTCCGAGTCCGAAGCCCACGTGCTTGAGAGCAAGGTGCCCTCGGTGGAGCTCACCAACCTGTACCCGTACTGCGACTATGAGATGAAGGTGTGCGCCTTCGGCACGCAGGGCGAGGGCCCCTACAGCTCCCTGGTGTCCTGCCGCACCCACCAGGAAG tacCCAGTGAGCCAGGGCGTCTGGCTTTCAACGTAGTCTCCTCCACCGTGAcccagctgagctgggctgagcccgCCGAGACCAACGGCGAGATCACGGCCTACGAGGTCTGCTACGGCCTGGTCAATGAGGACAACC GACCCATCGGGCCCATGAAGAAGGTGCTGGTGGACACCCCCAAGAAGCGGATGCTGCTCATTGAGAACCTGCGGGAGTCCCAGCCCTACCGCTACACGGTGAAGGCGCGCAACGGGGCAGGCTGGGGGCCCGAGCGGGAGGCCATCATCAACCTGGCCACCCAGCCCAAGCGGCCCATGTCCA tCCCCATCATCCCCGACATCCCCATCGTGGACGCGCAGGGCGGGGAGGACTATGACAGCTACCTCATGTACAGCGACGAGGTCCTCCGCTCCCCAACCGGCAGCCAGCGGCCCAGTGTCTCCGACGACACAG GCGGCGGCTGGAAGTTCGAGGCCCTGCTGGGGGAGGAGCTGGACCTGCGGCGCGTCACGTGGCGGCTGCCCCCGGAGGTCATCCCGCGCCTGTCCGCCAGCAGCGGGCGGTCCTCCGACGCCACCGAACTGCCCCGCGGGCCCCCGGACGACGGCGCCGAAGGGGGCGCTGGGGGAGCAGTGGGGGAGAGCGGCAGCTGGGCCCCCGGAG AGCACCTGGTAAATGGACGGATGGACTTTGCCTTCCCGGGCAGCGCCAACTCCCTGCACAGGATGGCCACGACCAACGCCTCCTACGGCACCCACCtgagcccacacctgccccaccGCGTGCTGAGCACCTCCTCCACCCTCACCAGGGACTACCACTCGCTGACGCGCACCGAGCACTCGGGCACGCTGCCCAGGGACTACTCCAccctcacctccctctcctcGCAAA GCCTCCCTCCCATCTGGGAAGACGGGAGGAGCAGGCTTCCGCTGTCTTGGACCTTGGGGTCCTGGAGTCGGGCTCAGATGAAGGGGTTCCCCCCTTCCAGGGACTCACCAGACTCTATAATCCTGGCTGGGCAGCCAGCAGCGCCCCCTTGGGGCCCAG GTTCCCGCTTGGCTGCAGGCTTGCCCAACACCCCCACCCGCCTGGTGTTCTCAGCCCTGGGGCCCACGTCTCTGAAAGTGAGCTGGCAAGAGCCGCAGTGCGAGCGGGCGCTGCAGGGCTACAGCGTGGAGTACCAGCTGCTGAACGGCG gtgAGCTGCATCGGCTCAACATCCCCAACCCCGGGCAGACTTCCGTGGTGGTGGAAGACCTTCTGCCCAACCACTCCTACGTGTTCCGCGTGCGGGCCCagagccaggaaggctggggcccggAGCGCGAGGGTGTCATCACCATCGAGTCACAGGTGCACCCTCAGAGCCCGCTGTTACCCCTGCCAG GCTCCGCCTTCACCCTGAGCACGCCCAGCGCCCCGGGCCCACTGGTGTTCACGGCCCTGAGCCCAGACTCGCTGCAGCTGAGCTGGGAGCGGCCGCGCAGGCCTGACGGAGACATCCTGGGCTACATGGTCACGTGCGAGATGGCCCACGGAGGAG AGCCAGCCATTACATTCCAGGTGGACGGCGACAGCGCCGAGAGCAGGCTGACGGTGCCGGGCCTCCGGGAGAACATGCCCTACAAGTTCAAGGTGCAGGCCAGGACCACCCAGGGCTTTGGGCCGGAGCGTGAGGGCATCATCACCATTGAGTCCCAGGATGGAG GCCCCTTCCCACAGCTGGGGGGCCTCTCGGCGCTCTACCAGCACCCACTGCCAGGCGAGTACAGCAgcatcaccaccacccacaccAGCACCGGCGAGCCCTTCCTGCTGG
- the ITGB4 gene encoding integrin beta-4 isoform X2, which translates to MAGPRPSPWTRLLLAALLSVSVPGDMANRCRKAQVKSCTECIRVDKDCAYCTDQEFKDRRCNTQAELLAAGCRLESVVVMESSFEITEETQIDTTLRRSQVSPQALQVLLRPGEERLFELEVFEPLESPVDLYILMDFSNSMSDDLDNLKQMGEHLARVLSRLTSDYTIGFGKFVDKVSVPQTDMRPEKLKEPWPNSDAPFSFKNVISLTDDVTEFRRKLQQERISGNLDAPEGGFDAILQTAVCTRDIGWRPDSTHLLVFSTESAFHYEADGANVLAGIMNRNDEECHLDATGTYTQYKTQDYPSVPTLVRLLAKHNIIPIFAVTNYSYSYYEKLHRYFPVSSLGVLQEDSSNIVELLQEAFNRIHSNLDIRALDSPRGLRTEVTSKMFQKTETGSFNIRRGEVGTYQVQLRAIEDVDGTHVCQLPEHDRKGNIHLKPSFSDGLRMDVGIICDPCACELQKEVGSPQCSGNGDFMCGHCVCSEGWSGKTCSCSTGSLSDIQPCLREGEDKPCSGRGECQCGRCVCYGEGRYEGQFCEFDNFQCPRTSGFLCNDRGRCSMGRCECEPGWTGLSCDCPLSNATCIDSNGGICNGRGHCECGRCHCSQQSLYTDTICEINYSAVRLGLCEDLRSCVQCQAWGTGEKKGRTCEECGFKVKMVDELKNAEEVVEHCSFRDEEDDCNYSYTVEGDGTPGPNSTVLVHRKKDCPPGSFWWLIPLLIFLLLLLALLLLLCWKYCACCKACLALLPCCNRGHIVGFKEDHYMLRESLMASDHLDTPMLRSGNFKGIDRVRWKVTNNVQRPGFATHAASTNPTELVPYGLSLRLARLCTENLLKPGTRECDQLRQEVEENLNEVYRQIAGSHKLQQTKFRQQPNAGKKQDHTIVDTVLMAPRSAKQALLKLTEKHVAQRAFHELKVAPGYYTLTADQDARGMVEFQEGVELVDVRVPLFIRPEDDDEKQLLVEALNVPMGTATLGRRLVNITIIKEQANGIVSFEHPEYLISVGEQVARIPVVRRILDNGKSQVSYRTQDNTAQGNRDYVPAEGELLFQPGETWKELQVKLLELQEVDSLLRTRQARRFNVQLSNPKFGARLGQPHSATVIIGDRDELDLTFQNQTQTAFPVSHSVLGAPQNPNAKAAGSRKIHFNWLPPSGKPTGYRVRYWIQGDSESEAHVLESKVPSVELTNLYPYCDYEMKVCAFGTQGEGPYSSLVSCRTHQEVPSEPGRLAFNVVSSTVTQLSWAEPAETNGEITAYEVCYGLVNEDNRPIGPMKKVLVDTPKKRMLLIENLRESQPYRYTVKARNGAGWGPEREAIINLATQPKRPMSIPIIPDIPIVDAQGGEDYDSYLMYSDEVLRSPTGSQRPSVSDDTGGGWKFEALLGEELDLRRVTWRLPPEVIPRLSASSGRSSDATELPRGPPDDGAEGGAGGAVGESGSWAPGEHLVNGRMDFAFPGSANSLHRMATTNASYGTHLSPHLPHRVLSTSSTLTRDYHSLTRTEHSGTLPRDYSTLTSLSSQSSRLAAGLPNTPTRLVFSALGPTSLKVSWQEPQCERALQGYSVEYQLLNGGELHRLNIPNPGQTSVVVEDLLPNHSYVFRVRAQSQEGWGPEREGVITIESQVHPQSPLLPLPGSAFTLSTPSAPGPLVFTALSPDSLQLSWERPRRPDGDILGYMVTCEMAHGGEPAITFQVDGDSAESRLTVPGLRENMPYKFKVQARTTQGFGPEREGIITIESQDGGPFPQLGGLSALYQHPLPGEYSSITTTHTSTGEPFLLDGLALGPRGLEAGGSLTRHVTQEFVSQTLTTSGTLSSQVDQQFFQT; encoded by the exons atggcGGGGCCGCGGCCCAGCCCATGGACCAGGctgctgctggcagccctgctgagCGTCAGCGTCCCCGGGGACATGG CCAACCGCTGCAGGAAGGCCCAGGTGAAGAGCTGCACCGAGTGCATCCGTGTGGACAAGGACTGCGCCTACTGCACCGACCAG GAGTTCAAGGACCGGCGCTGCAACACCCAGGCGGAGCTGCTGGCCGCGGGCTGCCGGCTGGAGAGCGTGGTGGTCATGGAGAGCAGCTTCGAGATCACAGAG GAGACCCAGATCGACACCACCCTGCGTCGCAGCCAGGTGTCCCCCCAGGCGCTGCAGGTCCTCCTGCGGCCCGGCGAGGAGCGGCTCTTCGAGCTGGAGGTGTTCGAGCCGCTGGAGAGCCCCGTGGACCTGTACATCCTCATGGACTTCTCCAACTCCATGTCTGACGATCTGGACAACCTCAAGCAGATGGGGGAGCATCTGG CCCGGGTCCTGAGCCGGCTCACCAGCGACTACACTATTGGATTTGGCAAGTTTGTGGACAAAGTCAGCGTCCCTCAGACGGACATGCGGCCGGAGAA gctgAAGGAGCCCTGGCCCAACAGCGACGCCCCCTTCTCCTTCAAGAACGTCATCAGCCTCACGGACGACGTGACCGAGTTCCGGAGGAAGCTGCAGCAGGAGCGCATCTCGGGCAACCTGGACGCCCCCGAGGGCGGCTTCGACGCCATCCTGCAGACGGCCGTGTGCACG AGGGACATCGGCTGGCGCCCTGACAGCACCCACCTGCTGGTGTTCTCCACCGAGTCCGCCTTCCACTATGAGGCCGACGGTGCCAACGTGCTGGCTGGCATCATGAACCGAAATGACGAGGAGTGCCACCTGGATGCCACAGGCACCTACACGCAGTACAAGACCCAGGACTACCCGTCGGTGCCCACCCTGGTGCGCCTGCTGGCCAAACACAACATTATCCCCATCTTTGCCGTCACCAACTACTCCTACAGCTACtatgag AAGCTGCACCGGTACTTCCCCGTGTCCTCGCTGGGCGTGCTGCAGGAGGACTCGTCCAACATCGTGGAGCTGCTGCAGGAGGCCTTCAAC CGCATTCACTCCAACCTGGACATCCGGGCCCTGGACAGCCCCCGCGGCCTGCGGACCGAGGTCACCTCCAAGATGTTCCAGAAGACGGAGACTGGGTCCTTTAACATCCGGCGAGGAGAAGTG GGCACGTACCAAGTTCAGCTTCGGGCCATCGAGGACGTGGACGGGACGCACGTGTGCCAGCTGCCAGAACACGACAGGAAGGGCAACATCCACCTGAAGCCTTCCTTCTCCGACGGCCTCCGGATGGACGTGGGCATCATCTGCGACCCCTGCGCCTGCGAGCTG CAAAAAGAGGTGGGCTCCCCCCAGTGCAGCGGCAACGGAGACTTCATGTGCGGACACTGTGTGTGCAGCgagggctg GAGTGGCAAGACCTGCAGCTGCTCCACGGGCTCGCTGAGTGACATCCAGCCCTGCCTGCGGGAGGGGGAGGACAAGCCGTGCTCGGGGCGCGGCGAGTGCCAGTGCGGGCGCTGCGTGTGCTACGGCGAAGGCCGCTACGAGGGCCAGTTCTGCGAGTTCGACAACTTCCAGTGCCCGCGCACCTCCGGCTTCCTCTGCAACG ACCGGGGACGCTGCTCCATGGGCCGGTGTGAGTGTGAGCCTGGCTGGACAGGCTTGAGCTGTGACTGCCCCCTCAGCAATGCCACCTGCATCGACAGCAATGGG GGCATCTGcaatgggcgtggccactgcgaGTGTGGCCGGTGCCACTGCAGCCAGCAGTCCCTCTACACAGACACCATCTGCGAGATCAACTACTCAGCG gTCCGTCTGGGCCTCTGCGAGGACCTGCGCTCCTGCGtgcagtgccaggcctggggcacgGGCGAGAAGAAGGGCCGCACGTGCGAGGAGTGCGGCTTCAAGGTCAAGATGGTGGACGAGCTTAAGAACG CGGAGGAGGTGGTGGAGCACTGCTCCTTCCGGGACGAGGAGGACGACTGTAACTACAGCTACACCGTGGAGGGCGACGGCACGCCCGGGCCCAACAGCACCGTCCTGGTGCACAGGAAGAAGG acTGCCCTCCCGGCTCCTTCTGGTGGCTCATCCCCCTGCTCatcttcctcctgctgctcctggcgctgctgctgctgctctgctggAAGTACTGTGCCTGCTGCAAG GCCTGCCTGGCATTGCTCCCttgctgcaaccgag GCCACATCGTGGGCTTCAAGGAGGACCACTACATGCTGCGGGAGAGCCTCATGGCCTCGGACCACCTGGACACGCCCATGCTGCGCAGCGGCAACTTCAAGGGCATCGACAGGGTCCGCTGGAAGGTCACCAACAACGTGCAGCGGCCCGGCTTTGCCACCCACGCTGCCAGCACCAACCCCACGGAGCTGG tGCCCTACGGGCTGTCCCTGCGCCTCGCCCGCCTTTGCACCGAGAACCTGCTGAAGCCGGGCACGCGGGAATGTGACCAGCTGCgccaggaggtggaggagaac CTGAACGAGGTGTACAGACAGATCGCAGGCTCGCACAAGCTCCAGCAGACGAAGTTCCG GCAGCAGCCCAACGCCGGGAAGAA gcaggacCACACCATTGTGGACACGGTGCTGATGGCGCCCCGctcggccaagcaggccctgctgaaGCTGACGGAGAAGCACGTGGCCCAGCGGGCCTTCCACGAGCTCAAGGTGGCCCCCGGGTACTACACCCTCACTGCGGACCAGG ACGCCCGGGGCATGGTGGAGTTCCAGGAGGGCGTGGAGCTGGTGGACGTCCGGGTGCCCCTGTTCATCCGGCCGGAGGACGACGATGAGAAGCAGCTGCTGGTGGAGGCCCTCAATGTGCCCATGGGCACCGCCACCCTCGGCCGCCGCCTGGTGAACATCACCATCATCAAGGAGCAAG CCAACGGCATAGTGTCCTTCGAGCACCCTGAGTACCTGATCAGCGTCGGGGAGCAAGTGGCCCGCATTCCCGTCGTCCGGCGCATCCTGGACAACGGCAAGTCCCAGGTGTCCTACCGCACACAGGACAACACGGCGCAGGGCAACCGG GACTACGTCCCCGCGGAGGGCGAGCTGCTGTTCCAGCCCGGCGAGACCTGGAAGGAGCTGCAGGTGAAACtcctggagctgcaggaggtggACTCGCTCCTGCGGACCCGCCAGGCCCGCCGCTTCAACGTCCAACTCAGCAACCCCAAGTTCGGGGCACGCCTGGGCCAGCCCCACTCGGCCACCGTCATCATCGGGGACCGAG ACGAACTGGACCTGACCTTCCAGAACCAGACCCAGACTGCATTCCCAGTCTCCCACAGTGTCCTGGGCGCCCCACAGAACCCCAATGCCAAAGCCGCCGGGTCTCGGAAGATCCACTTCAACTGGCTCCCCCCTTCTGGCAAACCAACAGGGTACAGG GTGAGGTACTGGATCCAGGGGGACTCCGAGTCCGAAGCCCACGTGCTTGAGAGCAAGGTGCCCTCGGTGGAGCTCACCAACCTGTACCCGTACTGCGACTATGAGATGAAGGTGTGCGCCTTCGGCACGCAGGGCGAGGGCCCCTACAGCTCCCTGGTGTCCTGCCGCACCCACCAGGAAG tacCCAGTGAGCCAGGGCGTCTGGCTTTCAACGTAGTCTCCTCCACCGTGAcccagctgagctgggctgagcccgCCGAGACCAACGGCGAGATCACGGCCTACGAGGTCTGCTACGGCCTGGTCAATGAGGACAACC GACCCATCGGGCCCATGAAGAAGGTGCTGGTGGACACCCCCAAGAAGCGGATGCTGCTCATTGAGAACCTGCGGGAGTCCCAGCCCTACCGCTACACGGTGAAGGCGCGCAACGGGGCAGGCTGGGGGCCCGAGCGGGAGGCCATCATCAACCTGGCCACCCAGCCCAAGCGGCCCATGTCCA tCCCCATCATCCCCGACATCCCCATCGTGGACGCGCAGGGCGGGGAGGACTATGACAGCTACCTCATGTACAGCGACGAGGTCCTCCGCTCCCCAACCGGCAGCCAGCGGCCCAGTGTCTCCGACGACACAG GCGGCGGCTGGAAGTTCGAGGCCCTGCTGGGGGAGGAGCTGGACCTGCGGCGCGTCACGTGGCGGCTGCCCCCGGAGGTCATCCCGCGCCTGTCCGCCAGCAGCGGGCGGTCCTCCGACGCCACCGAACTGCCCCGCGGGCCCCCGGACGACGGCGCCGAAGGGGGCGCTGGGGGAGCAGTGGGGGAGAGCGGCAGCTGGGCCCCCGGAG AGCACCTGGTAAATGGACGGATGGACTTTGCCTTCCCGGGCAGCGCCAACTCCCTGCACAGGATGGCCACGACCAACGCCTCCTACGGCACCCACCtgagcccacacctgccccaccGCGTGCTGAGCACCTCCTCCACCCTCACCAGGGACTACCACTCGCTGACGCGCACCGAGCACTCGGGCACGCTGCCCAGGGACTACTCCAccctcacctccctctcctcGCAAA GTTCCCGCTTGGCTGCAGGCTTGCCCAACACCCCCACCCGCCTGGTGTTCTCAGCCCTGGGGCCCACGTCTCTGAAAGTGAGCTGGCAAGAGCCGCAGTGCGAGCGGGCGCTGCAGGGCTACAGCGTGGAGTACCAGCTGCTGAACGGCG gtgAGCTGCATCGGCTCAACATCCCCAACCCCGGGCAGACTTCCGTGGTGGTGGAAGACCTTCTGCCCAACCACTCCTACGTGTTCCGCGTGCGGGCCCagagccaggaaggctggggcccggAGCGCGAGGGTGTCATCACCATCGAGTCACAGGTGCACCCTCAGAGCCCGCTGTTACCCCTGCCAG GCTCCGCCTTCACCCTGAGCACGCCCAGCGCCCCGGGCCCACTGGTGTTCACGGCCCTGAGCCCAGACTCGCTGCAGCTGAGCTGGGAGCGGCCGCGCAGGCCTGACGGAGACATCCTGGGCTACATGGTCACGTGCGAGATGGCCCACGGAGGAG AGCCAGCCATTACATTCCAGGTGGACGGCGACAGCGCCGAGAGCAGGCTGACGGTGCCGGGCCTCCGGGAGAACATGCCCTACAAGTTCAAGGTGCAGGCCAGGACCACCCAGGGCTTTGGGCCGGAGCGTGAGGGCATCATCACCATTGAGTCCCAGGATGGAG GCCCCTTCCCACAGCTGGGGGGCCTCTCGGCGCTCTACCAGCACCCACTGCCAGGCGAGTACAGCAgcatcaccaccacccacaccAGCACCGGCGAGCCCTTCCTGCTGG